The proteins below are encoded in one region of Borrelia duttonii Ly:
- the amrB gene encoding AmmeMemoRadiSam system protein B, which translates to MTPKLFSLYKRKTHKALLTSYGTYEFFLDKIDIFKKIITYNTKNIFIFSYTKENSKINISTHKAWKFFDKTIDVNLDIINLIKKFTFTNVEDKIIENDHKIEIVLNFIKDITQNIKIIPIILGNPKNQTIKEYCTFLKPFTTQEENSFIFLSHFISHSTNLNKATQLATTLKQLLNTSSLNSSILLEHHKSHKIFPENITALIIIHQIFTNFEFLNHQIINNNNEYSITENILIN; encoded by the coding sequence ATAACACCAAAATTATTCAGCTTATATAAAAGAAAAACTCATAAAGCACTTTTAACTAGTTATGGGACTTATGAGTTTTTCTTAGATAAAATTGATATATTTAAAAAAATAATAACTTACAATACAAAAAACATATTTATATTTTCATATACAAAAGAAAATTCAAAGATTAATATATCAACTCATAAAGCTTGGAAATTTTTTGATAAAACAATTGATGTTAATTTAGACATAATAAATTTAATAAAAAAATTTACATTTACAAATGTAGAAGACAAAATAATAGAAAATGATCACAAAATTGAAATTGTCTTAAATTTTATTAAAGATATAACACAAAATATCAAAATTATTCCCATTATTTTAGGTAACCCCAAAAACCAAACTATTAAAGAATATTGCACATTTTTAAAACCATTTACAACGCAAGAAGAAAATTCTTTTATATTTTTATCTCATTTTATTTCACACTCTACAAATCTAAATAAAGCTACCCAATTAGCAACAACCTTAAAACAACTCTTAAACACGTCTTCCTTAAATTCATCAATTTTACTAGAACATCACAAATCACACAAAATATTCCCTGAAAATATAACTGCCCTTATTATAATTCATCAAATTTTTACCAACTTTGAATTTTTAAATCATCAAATCATTAACAATAACAATGAATATTCAATAACAGAAAATATACTAATAAACTAA
- the rpmB gene encoding 50S ribosomal protein L28 has product MGRECEITGKRTMFGNNVPRKGLAKKKGGAGQHIGVKTKRTFKVNLINKKFFIPELGKNVSIKISASTLRSISKVGLNVFLKKNNKKIDDFI; this is encoded by the coding sequence ATGGGGAGAGAATGTGAAATTACAGGAAAAAGGACAATGTTTGGGAATAATGTTCCACGAAAGGGACTTGCCAAAAAGAAAGGTGGAGCAGGACAACATATTGGTGTTAAGACTAAGAGAACTTTTAAGGTTAATTTAATAAATAAGAAATTTTTTATTCCAGAACTTGGGAAAAATGTTAGTATTAAGATTTCTGCAAGTACTCTAAGAAGTATTTCAAAAGTAGGTTTGAATGTTTTTTTAAAGAAAAATAATAAAAAAATTGATGATTTCATTTAA
- a CDS encoding CarD family transcriptional regulator, which yields MSFVLDQAVVYPMQGVGKIKNIQNKEFNGEFIDYYEIYFPFNEMTFMVPVARAADLGIRALVSKEKVEEVFDIIKDFEGQIDQKKIKDGSHDFYKQSDILSTAKLYKFLYVKSMQKELPFYEKRILNDFELILQHEISLALQISFEEAKEKIREVLSGGQS from the coding sequence ATGTCATTTGTATTAGATCAGGCTGTAGTGTATCCAATGCAGGGAGTAGGCAAAATAAAAAATATTCAGAATAAGGAATTTAATGGTGAATTTATTGATTATTATGAAATATATTTCCCATTTAATGAGATGACTTTCATGGTTCCAGTAGCTAGAGCTGCAGATCTTGGAATTAGAGCTTTGGTTAGTAAAGAAAAGGTAGAAGAAGTTTTTGATATTATTAAGGATTTTGAGGGGCAAATAGATCAAAAAAAGATCAAAGATGGTAGTCATGATTTTTATAAGCAGAGTGATATATTAAGTACTGCTAAGTTATATAAATTTTTGTATGTAAAATCTATGCAAAAAGAGTTGCCTTTTTATGAAAAGAGAATTTTAAATGATTTTGAATTAATTTTACAACATGAGATTAGTTTAGCTTTGCAAATTAGTTTTGAAGAAGCCAAAGAAAAGATTAGAGAAGTTCTCTCTGGGGGGCAGTCTTAG
- a CDS encoding 16S rRNA (uracil(1498)-N(3))-methyltransferase, whose protein sequence is MKQIVLDYSCLFDDDIIIDDIKIYHYLVNVRRLRVGDRLNILLGKREIRFSEILSIENHRIRFATLRVEELKMRDFAIDIFISNLKGRKLDLSLRQVVEIGVNSINIVNADNSIAKLDMDNLEPKKLRFLKIIDEALKQSGNAQIPSINFYNDFFSIPYSSSVNYYVAYSKGDFLHLGENISVFGKIGILIGPEGCFLKLEIDFFKKLNFKFVRFNTPILRADTAIVYALAHFKLLLEGNNG, encoded by the coding sequence GTGAAACAAATAGTTTTAGATTATAGTTGTCTATTTGATGATGACATCATTATTGATGATATTAAGATTTATCACTATCTTGTTAATGTAAGAAGATTAAGGGTAGGTGATAGATTGAATATTCTTTTAGGTAAAAGAGAGATAAGATTTTCTGAAATTTTGAGTATAGAAAATCACCGAATTAGGTTTGCTACTCTTAGAGTAGAGGAGCTTAAGATGCGTGACTTTGCAATAGATATATTTATATCAAATCTTAAGGGTAGGAAATTAGATTTAAGTTTAAGACAAGTTGTTGAGATTGGTGTTAATAGTATAAATATTGTTAATGCTGATAATTCTATTGCTAAGCTAGATATGGATAATTTAGAACCAAAGAAATTAAGATTTTTAAAGATAATAGATGAGGCTTTAAAACAAAGTGGAAATGCTCAAATTCCCAGTATTAATTTTTATAATGATTTTTTTAGTATTCCTTATTCGTCATCTGTGAATTATTACGTTGCTTATAGTAAGGGTGATTTTTTGCATTTGGGTGAAAACATTAGTGTTTTTGGTAAAATTGGGATTTTAATAGGTCCTGAGGGTTGTTTTTTAAAGTTGGAAATTGATTTTTTTAAAAAATTGAATTTTAAATTTGTAAGATTTAATACTCCTATTTTAAGAGCTGATACAGCTATTGTTTATGCACTTGCTCACTTTAAATTATTATTAGAGGGTAATAATGGCTAA
- a CDS encoding S41 family peptidase has protein sequence MKKKFLVFLYVVLALVISSSVIVESIFAQANSSKSNLSASSYGQMMMEAFNFIKKNYVEPIDDEAVFEGALQGMFKALNDPYSQYLTKKDLVEISKTTEGNYVGIGVVIAKKEISKKSNNTASDVPYIMIINAFEEGPAYRAGVRSGDYIKAIDGNSTDSMTIEQVSELLKGKAGTKVKISILRNKNLELEYDLVREKIDIETIKYSVINNDVGYIRILSFNPSTNIYFKKAFEKLKLQNINSLILDLRLNLGGYLTDAIEIANDILAEGLIVSTKARDFKIPLEYVTREYRADSSHIVPLDMPIVALIDKYSASASEVLVGALRDNQRVYVIGEKSYGKGVIQRIVPFHTGGFKITHSKYYTPSGQSIHNVGIKPDLEIKERELSEVEFGVYTRMLNEEAIEKFLNSKINKKSLSEKEVDIFVDKFLETSYVKAGKDISNIDKKALGRYLFLQFYQDIHHNQPIYNLYYDEVLKTAYEYLVKKGTQN, from the coding sequence ATGAAAAAGAAATTTTTGGTATTTTTATACGTTGTATTAGCTTTAGTTATCAGTTCTTCAGTTATTGTAGAGTCTATTTTTGCTCAAGCAAATTCTTCTAAGAGCAATTTGTCTGCGTCAAGTTATGGTCAGATGATGATGGAGGCTTTTAATTTTATTAAGAAAAATTATGTTGAACCTATTGATGATGAGGCTGTTTTTGAAGGGGCTTTACAGGGTATGTTTAAGGCATTAAATGATCCTTATTCTCAGTATTTGACAAAAAAAGATTTAGTAGAGATTTCAAAAACTACTGAGGGAAATTATGTGGGAATTGGGGTTGTTATTGCAAAAAAGGAGATTTCTAAAAAGTCTAACAATACTGCTTCTGATGTTCCTTATATAATGATTATTAATGCTTTTGAAGAAGGACCTGCTTATAGAGCTGGTGTTCGCTCTGGTGATTATATTAAGGCTATTGATGGTAATAGTACTGATTCTATGACAATAGAGCAGGTTAGCGAGCTTTTAAAGGGAAAAGCGGGTACAAAAGTTAAAATTTCTATTTTGAGAAATAAAAATTTAGAACTTGAATATGATCTTGTGAGAGAAAAAATAGATATAGAAACAATTAAATATAGTGTTATTAATAATGATGTCGGATATATTAGGATATTAAGTTTTAATCCAAGTACTAATATTTACTTTAAAAAAGCTTTTGAAAAACTTAAATTGCAAAATATCAACTCTTTAATTTTAGATTTAAGGCTTAATCTTGGAGGTTATCTTACCGATGCAATAGAAATTGCAAATGATATTTTGGCTGAAGGACTCATTGTATCAACAAAGGCAAGAGATTTTAAAATACCTTTAGAATATGTCACAAGGGAGTATAGAGCCGATTCTTCACATATAGTACCTTTAGATATGCCAATTGTTGCTTTGATTGATAAATATTCAGCATCAGCTTCGGAAGTTTTAGTTGGAGCTTTAAGAGATAATCAAAGAGTGTATGTTATAGGTGAAAAATCTTATGGAAAAGGAGTGATTCAGCGTATAGTGCCTTTCCATACAGGAGGATTTAAGATTACGCATTCAAAATATTATACCCCTTCTGGACAGAGTATTCATAATGTTGGTATTAAACCTGATTTGGAGATTAAGGAAAGAGAATTATCTGAAGTTGAATTTGGAGTTTATACCCGAATGCTTAATGAGGAGGCTATAGAAAAGTTTTTAAATAGCAAGATAAATAAAAAATCGCTTTCTGAGAAAGAGGTAGATATTTTTGTGGATAAATTTCTTGAAACTTCTTATGTAAAGGCTGGTAAGGATATTAGTAATATAGATAAGAAAGCTTTGGGGCGTTATTTGTTTTTGCAATTTTATCAAGATATACACCATAATCAGCCAATTTATAATTTATATTATGATGAAGTCTTGAAAACTGCTTATGAATATCTTGTAAAGAAAGGGACACAAAATTAA